In Acinetobacter radioresistens DSM 6976 = NBRC 102413 = CIP 103788, one DNA window encodes the following:
- a CDS encoding polyamine aminopropyltransferase, whose translation MTNNFVYGTTRVKPNKKFGNWRIEEFTVTENEAEFFNMRMHFQGIPDECIQAGQYLRLEQLSTGNVVMSNTPMECNTNQVAYDYARGSVLVAGLGMGMILEAMLSKPEVTHIRVIEIDKDIIDYVGGFFKDDPRVEIIQGDILNYYPTKDEFYNYVWIDIWDDINNQNEPQIAELNERFKDHCNEMNLWSMDLIGCDPEDYFKIAF comes from the coding sequence ATGACGAATAATTTTGTATACGGCACAACCCGAGTAAAGCCTAATAAAAAATTTGGAAACTGGCGTATTGAGGAATTCACAGTTACCGAAAATGAAGCAGAATTTTTTAACATGCGTATGCACTTTCAAGGGATACCAGATGAGTGCATTCAAGCAGGACAGTACCTCAGACTAGAACAGCTCAGTACCGGCAATGTTGTCATGAGCAACACGCCTATGGAATGCAATACAAACCAAGTTGCTTATGATTATGCGCGTGGTTCTGTTTTGGTGGCCGGATTAGGTATGGGCATGATCTTAGAAGCCATGTTGTCCAAACCAGAAGTGACCCATATCCGTGTAATTGAGATCGACAAAGACATTATTGATTATGTTGGTGGTTTTTTTAAAGATGATCCGCGAGTAGAAATCATTCAAGGTGACATTCTCAACTACTATCCAACTAAGGATGAATTCTATAACTATGTCTGGATCGACATCTGGGATGACATAAATAACCAGAATGAACCGCAAATTGCAGAACTAAACGAGCGTTTTAAGGACCATTGTAATGAGATGAATCTATGGAGTATGGACCTCATAGGTTGTGATCCCGAGGATTATTTCAAAATCGCTTTTTAA